From Rhodococcus sp. B7740:
ATTCCTTGAAAGCCATGAGCGAGTTGGTATCCGAGGGCGTCACCAGTTTCAAACTCTTCATGGCCTACCCGGGTGTGTTCTACTCCGACGACGGCAAGATCCTGCGCGCCATGCAGTCCGCCGCCGAAACGGGTGCACTGCTGATGATGCATGCGGAGAACGGCATCGCGATCGATGTTCTCGTTGCTCAGTCGATCGCCCGTGGAGACACGGCCCCGTACTTCCACGGCACGTCACGGCCGTGGCAGCTCGAGGAGGAGGCGACGCATCGAGCGATAATGTTGGCCGACGTCACCGGTGCACCGCTCTACGTCGTACACGTCTCTGCCAAGCAGGCCCTGGAACAGATCGCGCAGGCCCGGGGCAACGGACAGAACGTCTTTGCCGAGACATGTCCGCAGTACCTGTATCTGTCGCTCGAGGAACAGCTCGGCGCTCCGGGCTTCGAGGGTGCCAAGTGGGTCTGCTCGACGCCGTTGCGGTCGCGAGCGGAGGGGCATCAGGACGAGTTGTGGCGATACCTGCGCACCGGAGACGTGTCGACCGTCAGTACCGATCACTGCCCCTTCTGCATGAAGGATCAGAAGGAGATGGGTATCGGTGATTTCTCGAAGATTCCCAACGGGATCGGCTCGGTGGAACACCGCATCGATCTGATGTTCCAGGGTGTCAAGAGCGGCAAGATCACGCTCGAGAAGTGGGTCGACGTCTGCTGCACCACCCCGGCCAGGATGTTCGGGATGTATCCGAGGAAAGGCGTCATCACCCCCGGTGCCGACGCGGACATCGTGATCTACGACCCGAACGGACACACCAGCATCGGCGTCGAGAAGACCCACCACATGAACATGGACTACTCGGCGTACGAGGGTTTCGAGATCGACGGCCATGTCGACACCGTGATCTCGCGTGGCCGGATCATCGTCGACGGTGGATCCTATTCCGGCACTGCGGGACACGGCCGATTCGTCCGGCGCGACCTGTCGCAGAATCTGATCTGAGCCATGGACATCGGGGTAGTGCTCCAGTGCAATCCGCCGGCGTCCCGTGTGGTCGACCTGGCCAGACAGGCGGAGACACATGGCTTCTCGCACGTGTGGACGTTCGATTCGCATCTGCTGTGGCAGGAACCGTACGTCATCTACAGCCAGATTCTGGCCGCGACGAGGCGGGTGACCGTCGGTCCGATGGTCACCAATCCCGCCACCCGCGACTGGACGGTGACGGCATCGACGTTCGCGACGCTCAACGACATGTTCGGCAATCGGACCGTCTGCGGCATCGGCCGAGGTGATTCGGCCGTCCGCGCCCTCGGCGGGAAGCCGACAACCCTTGCCACGCTGCGGGAATCGATCGAGGTGATCCGTAGCTTGGCCAATGGGCGAAGTGCCCGGATCGGGGAGACGACAGTGCAGTTTCCGTGGGCGGAGCGGTCCCGACTCGAGGTGTGGGTAGCGGCGTACGGCCCCAAAGCCCTCGAGCTCACCGGACAGGTGGCGGACGGGTTCATTCTGCAGCTGGCCGATCCCGACATCGCAGCGTGGACGATCGGCCGGGTCCGCGCTGCGGCCGAGCAAGCGGGTCGCGATCCGGATTCGATCTCGATCTGCGTCGCCGCTCCCGCCTACGTCACCGACGGTACCGACGCAGGGCTCGAACACGCCCGAGATCAGTGTCGTTGGTTCGGCGGGATGGTGGGCAATCACGTCGCCGATATCGTCTCGCGGTACGGCGGCGACGGCAGCGGTGTTCCACAGGCACTCACCGACTACATCGCGGCGCGTGAAGGGTACGACTACAACGAGCACGGCCGCGCAGGCAATTCGCACGCAGAGTTCGTTCCGGACGAGGTGATCGACAGGTTCTGTCTGCTCGGCTCCCCGGCCGATCACATCGCGAAGCTGAAAGATCTCGAGGCTCTCGGTGTCGATCAGTTCTCGGTGTACCTGCAACACGATGCCAAGGCAGCGACGCTGGAAGCGTACGGGGAGAGCATAATTCCGCAGATCCGCCCGAGCGTGACGGCGACGTCGTGACGGGTGTTCTCGATCAGGCCTCGGTGGTGACGCCTGCTCCCGCCGGTGCGCATCGAGGAGCGCGGCGTCCGTTGATGGCAGTGGGGGCCGTCGGCGTGCTGCTGGTGTTCTGGGAGTCGGTGAAAGTGCTCGTCCCCGACAACGGGGTGAGTATCGCCGGCGTGCGGGTGCTGCCCCGCACCGACGACGGAGCGCTACCGCACGTGTGGTCGGTGTTGGCAGCGCTGACCGAGCCGGAGGTGAACGTCGCGGGGGCTCGCAGTGTCGGTGCGGCGATCGTGTCCAGTGGCCTGTTCACATTCGGGCTCGCGGTACTCGGGTTCGCGCTGGGGACGGTGGTCGGGCTGGTGCTGGCGGTGGCGATGCAACGATTCGTGTGGGTCGAGCGCTCCGTGCTGCCGTATGTGATCGTCTCGCAGACGGTTCCACTGATCGCGTTGGCACCGCTCGTCGCAGGTTGGGGCGGAAAGATCGCAATCGGCGGTTACGCCTGGCAGCCGTGGATGAGCATCACCGTCATCGCGTCGTATCTTGCGTTCTTCCCGGTGGCGGTGGGGATGCTGCGCGGCCTGCGTGCACCCGATCGGGCAGCGTTGGACCTGATGCACAGTTACGCGTCCGGATGGTGGACCACACTTGTTCGACTACGCCTACCCGCCTCGGTGCCTCATCTGATTCCGGCGCTGCGTCTGGCCGCGGCCGCTGCCGTGATCGGTGCCGTGGTCGCCGAGATCTCCACCGGAACGACCGGCGGTATCGGCAGGCAGATCATCGTGTTCTCGCAGCAGGCAACAGGAGACGCATCCCGCCTTTACGCAGCCGTTCTCGGCGCAGCGGTGCTCGGACTGGTGGTGACCGGGTTGGTGTCACTGCTCGACATCGCACTGGGTCGGTACGCCGGTCGCTCGCCGGGTCGAAAGGATCGGTCATGACCGAGCATGCGGTACTCGTCGAGGGCGTCGGAAAGACGTTCGACGGGGGAGTGACTGCGTTGGAGGGCGTATCGCTCGCGATCGCCCCCGGCGAATTCGTCTCGCTGATCGGGCCCTCGGGGTGCGGTAAGTCGACGTTGCTCCGTATCGTTGCCGATCTCGAGCAACCCACGTCCGGTACTGCCTCGGTGTTCGGTCTGACTGCTCGCCGAGCCCGCGTCGATCAGAAGTACGGCATCGCCTTTCAGCAGGCCGGGCTGCTCGAGTGGCGCACAGTGCAATCCAACGTCGCATTGCCGCTCGAACTCCACAAGGTTCCCAAGAAGGAACGCGCAGAACGGGTTCGCGAACTACTGGACCTCGTCGGACTCACCGATTTCGCCGACAAGTTTCCCAGCCAGCTGTCCGGTGGGATGCAGCAACGAGTGGCGATCGCGCGGGCGCTGGCCCGAACGCCGGGACTGCTGCTGATGGACGAACCGTTCGGTGCCCTGGACGAGATGACCCGCGAGAAGATGCAGAACGACCTACTGCGCATCGCCGAGGAGTCGAGCGCAGCAGTGGTGTTCGTGACCCACTCGATTCCCGAAGCGGTCTACCTGTCCGATCGGGTGGTGGTGATGTCCGCTCGGCCGGGGCGGATCGTCGACACACTCACGATCGACAGATTCGGCACGAACGACGATCCGCGCGAATCGGCGGAGTTCTTCTCGTCCATCACCGCGGTTCGGGATGCACTGCACGGCCGTTCGGTTCGAAGTGCGGATCTGCGATGAAGCTCTGGCTGCCACCGGTGGTGTTCGGGGCGGCGGCGCTCGCACTGTGGCAGTTGCTCACGGTCGTCGCGGGGGTTCCGTCGTTCCTGCTGCCGTCGCCGAGCGCCATCGCCGAGCAATTCGTGCGAAACCTCGGAAACATCGGATCGGCAAGTCTGGCAACGGGAACCAACGCTCTCGTGGGGTTGATCGCAGGCTCGGTCCTCGGTCTCCTGGCAGCAATGGCAGCAGTTCGCCTGCGGATCGTCGACGAACTGCTCACCCCGTTGGCAGCAGGTGCCGCAGCCGTTCCCATCGTCGCTCTCGCGCCGGTGTTCAACTCGATGTTCTCCTCGACCACCGATCTACCGCGCCGCCTCGTGGTCACCATCGTCGTGTTCTTCCCGGTCTTCGTCAGTGCGGCGAAGGGACTGCGTCAGGTCTCGGCCGTGCACCACGACCTCATGACGTCGTATGCCGTCGGTGGTTGGCAGTTCACCCGAATCGTCCGCCTCCCGTCCGCCGTTCCACACATCTTCACCGGGTTGCGGGTTGCCGCTCCCAATGCTGTCATTGCTGCCATCATCTGCGAGTACTTCGGCGGACTGCAGAACGGTTTGGGGTCGCGGATCACCTCCGCCGCGGCGAACACGGCCTACCCCCGGGCATGGGCCTACGTGATGGGTGCCATCGCAGTCGGTTTGCTCTTCTTTCTGGTTGTTCTGCTGCTCGAGAAGCTCGTGTCCCGGCGTCGTACCTAGGAGATGAACGTGAAGATCACCCGAACCCCCCGATCTCTTCTCGCCGCCGCGATGGCGCTTGCAGTGGTTGCCTCGGCGTGCAGTACCACCACGACAGACACCGACACCGGTGCAGACGGAGACACCACGATCAAGCTGCAACTGCAGTGGTTCAAGCAGGGCCAGTTCGCCGGCTACCTCGCCGCCGTCGATCAGGGTTTCTATGCTGAACAGGGGTTGGACGTCGAAATCCTGGACGGTGGAACGGATATCGTCCCGCAAACCGTGCTTGCCCAGGGGCAGGCCGACTACGCCATCGCGTGGGTACCGAAGGCGCTCGCATCCCGCGAGGCCGGAGCCGGCATCACCGACGTGGCCCAGATCTATCAGAAGTCGGGCACCCTGCAGGTCTCGTTCGAGAATCAGAACATCGCCTCACCCGCGGACCTCCGAGGCAAGACCGTCGGAAACTGGGGCTACGGAAACGAGTTCGAATTGTTCGCCGGAATGACGAAAGCGGGAGTGAGCCCGGCGGACGTGACGCTGGTGCAGCAGCAGTTCGACATGAACGGCCTGTTGTCCGGTGATATCGCTGCAGCCCAGGCGATGTCGTACAACGAGTACGCTCAGTTGCTCGAGACCGTGAACCCGGCAACCGGAGCTCTCTACACCGCAGACGATTTCACAACGCTGAACTGGAACGACGACGGCGTCGCGATGCTGCAGGACGCGATCTGGGCCAACACCGACAAGCTCTCGGACGAGGCCTACCAGGAGCAGACCGTCAAATTCCTGGCGGCATCGTTGAAGGGCTGGATCTTCTGCCGCGACAACGTCGAAACGTGCCGCGACATCACCGTCGCTGCAGGCTCCACACTCGGCGCGAGTCACCAGCTCTGGCAGGTCAACGAGGTCAACAAACTGATCTGGCCGTCCGCGGAGGGCATCGGCATGATCGACGAGGCGGCCTGGCAGCAGACCGTCGACATCGCCAAGAGCACCGAGAATGCCGAAGGATCGACGGTGCTGACCGCCGATCCCGATGCCGAGGCGTACACCAACGAGTACGTCACGCAGGCGCTCGATTTGTTGAAGGCCGACGGAGTGGACGTCACCGGAGAGTCGTACGCTCCGATGGAGGTCACACTGGAGGAAGGCGGCAAGTAGATGGATCACGTGTTCTACTCCTGGGCGGCGCAGGCCGAACTGAACCCGACCACCGTCGAGGGAGCGGAGGGGTCGTGGTTCTGGGACGACAAGGGCAACCGGTACCTCGACTTCTCGTCGCAGTTGGTCAACGTCAATCTCGGTCATCAACACCCCGACGTGGTCGCCGCCATCGTCGAACAGGCTCAGGTTCTGACGACCATCTCCCCGACCGTGGCCAACAACAAGCGCAGTGAACTCGCCACGTTGATCGCCGAACGTGCGCCGGGTGATCTGAACCGAGTGTTCTTCACGACCGGTGGGGCGGAAGCCGTCGAGCATGCGGTGCGGTTGGCGCGACAGCACACCGGGCGTACGAAGATGCTTGCCGCGTATCGCTCGTACCACGGTGGAACCGGAGTTGCGATCGGTCTCACGGGCGAGCCGCGGCGATGGGGCACCGAGCCGACCAACGTCGACGTCGTACGTTTCTTCGGGCCGTACCCGTACCGCTCACCCTGGGGCACAACGACTCCCGAGGACGAGACGGCCGCAGCACTGGCACACCTCGAGCAGGTCATCGTGCTCGAAGGTGCGCAGAACATCGCCGGACTGATCCTCGAATCGGTCATCGGCACCAACGGTGTGCTGATCCCGCCGCCCGGCTATCTGGCCGGCGTTCGAGCGCTGTGCGACAAGTATGGGATCGTCTACATCGCCGACGAGGTCATGGTCGGGTTCGGGCGCATCGGCGAATGGTTCGCCTGCCAGGCCTGGGATGTGACACCGGATCTCATCACGTTCGCCAAAGGCGTCAACTCCGGATACGTGCCCCTCGGCGGGGTCGTGATCTCGGAGAAGATCGCCTCGCAGTTCGACCACAAGCCGTACCCGGGCGGCTTGACCTACTCCGGTCACGTGCTCGGGTGCGCCGCGGGCGTGGCTTCCATCGGAGTGTTCGAGCGCGACAAGATCCTTCCTCACGTGCGTCACGTCGGCGAGGACGTACTCGGTGCGGGCCTGTCCAAGCTGGCCGAATCGCATCCGAGTGTGGGCGAGGTACGCGGCAAGGGATTCTTCTGGGCCGTCGAACTGGTCAAGGACGGAACGACCCGAGAGCCACTGGTTGCCTTCGCGGCGTCGGGCAAGGACGCGGCGGCAATGGGCACGGTGACCGCCGCGGCGAAGTCACGTGGACTGTGGCCGTTCGTCGCAGGCAATCGCCTCCAGATCGCCCCGCCGCTGACGACGTCCGAGGACGAGATTCGTCAAGGACTGGAAATCCTCGACGAGGTGCTGACGGTGGCGGACGGATTCACTGTCGACGGGTGATCACAGCACGGCACCGGGGTTGAGGATGCCCGCCGGATCGAGAGCGGTCTTGATTCGGCGGGTCAGTTCCATGACGTCCTCACCGACCTGATCGGGTAGCCACGCCTTCTTGAGGCGACCGACACCGTGTTCGCCGGTGATGGTGCCGCCCAACGAGATTGCCAGATCCATGATCGCGCCGAATGCGATGTTGGCGCGCCGTGTCATGTCGGCGTCCTCGGGGTCGAAGACGATCAGCGGGTGAGTGTTGCCGTCACCGGCGTGGGCGATGACCGCCACCAGCACGTCGTATTTCCTGGACAGCTCGGCGATTCCGTCGACGAGGGCCGGAAGTGCGGGCAGCGGAACCCCGACGTCCTCGAGGAGCAGGCTGCCGAGTCGCTCGACAGCGGGAATGGCGAACCGCCGCGCGGCAGCGAAGGCCTCGCCCTCGTCGGGGTCGTCGGTGGTGAACACATCCGAGGCACCGGCCTCGGTGCACGCGGCCGCCATGATCTCGATCTCGCGGCCTCGGTCGGCGCCGGGGGAGTCGGACCGAGCAATGAGCATCGCCGCCGCCTCGCGATCGAGCCCCATGTTCATGGCATCTTCGACGGCACCGATGGATGCGCGGTCCATGAACTCGAGCATCGACGGGCGCAGTTTCCGGGTGATGGCCAAAATTGCGGCGGTTGCGTCGTGCACCGACGCGAACGAGGCGACCACCGTACTGGCGGGAGGTTGCGCCGGAATCAATCGAAGAGTGATCTCGGTGATGATGCCCAGCGTTCCCTCGGAGCCGACGAACAGCTTCGCAAGGGACAGACCCGCAACGTCTTTCAGTCGTGGCCCGCCGAGCCGGACGGCGGTACCGTCGGCCAGGACGACCTCGAGACCGAGAACGTAATCGGTGGTCACGCCGTACTTCACACAGCACAGTCCGCCCGCGTTGGTGGCCGCATTGCCTCCGATGGAACACATCTCGAACGAAGACGGATCCGGTGGGTACCAGAGGCCGTGTTCGGCGACGGCCTTCTTGACCTCCGCGTTGAGCAGTCCGGGTTGTACGACGGCGATGCGGGTCACCGGATCGACGGTGATCTCTCGCATCAACTCGGTGGTGAGCACGATTCCGCCGTCCACGGCGGTGGCTCCACCGGACAGACCCGACCCCGCGCCGCGTGGGACGACCGCCACGTTGTGCTCGGTGGCCCACCGCATGACGGCACGAACGTCCTCGGTGGACTGTGCGCGCACGACGGCAAGAGGGGTGCCCGCGTCGGGATCCTTCGCCCAGTCGCGTCGGTAGCCCTCGGTGATGTCCGGGTCGGTCACCACCGAGCCGGGCGAAAGAAGGGATTCGAGCTCGCTCAGGCGGGCATCTGCATCGGTCGTCACCGACATCTCGGTCTCCTCACTTCGAAAATGTGACCGTCGACACTCGAGTCTGTCACGGCCTCGCGTGAGGCGGAGTCGGGGTCGGTCGACGCTCGGTCACTGGTTGCGTTGCAGTGTCAGTTCTGCCAGTTCCGTGGCGGCGGCGCACGGGTCGGTCGGACTGGTGCCTCGGTACTGCACCCACCAGGTGATGACGCCCGAATACGCCGCGCTGATTCCGCACGACGACGGGTCGGCCGGTCGTCGTGACAGGAATGCCGTGGTGCCGGCAACAGGGACGTTCTCGGTCGCGTAGCCGAGCCGCTCGGCCAACTCTCGCTCGCGGGAGAGCGCATCGTCCTCGAACCAGGCGAAGGTCACGTCGATGAGCCCGGCGGCACCGATGCCCGTCCACATGCACACTGCACCGTAGAAGTACTGATCGACGAGGTCGGCACCCACTGTGTCGGCGATGGTGGGATCCGGGACGGCGATGCACTCCTCGAGCAGCTTGTCGAACTCTCCGCTGTCGGCCGATCGAGCAGGTACCGCCGTACCGGCCACGGTGGTGGTGCATCCGGTACCGACGGCCGCAGTGACGAGGACAGCGGCGAGGACGCGACGGTTGGACTCGGTGGAGGGGAACGTCCTCATGGGGCTACTTCGCCTTCGACATCGTGGTTCGTGCCAGATCCTCGACGACGTCGCAGGAATCGCGGGGCCCGTCGATCACGTAGTTGACGGACCAGTGCACGAAGCCGTCCCCGTTCTCGACCCCGGCCTCGCACGACGCTCCCGACGCCGCGGCGGTGAATCCCGGGTGACCGTCCACATCGATGCGCTCGATGGTGCGGCCGACGGCTTCGGCCACGGATCTCTCTCGGTCGATGGGGCTGCCGCGATACCAGGTGAACATCGCGTACGCGCCGGTCGCGGATTCCCATCGACACCGAACGGCGTTCTCGGACACCACCGTCAGGTCGGATACGGCCGTGAGTCTCTGCACTTCCGTGTTGTCCATCGACCCGCATTCGCCGACGAAGAGTTCTTCGGTGACGGGCTGTTCGGCCGTCTCGGGCGACTTCGGATCGGCCTCGGTTCCCGGCGTGTTCGAGCATCCCACCAGCCCGCACGCGATCGCTGCGATCGACGCTGCAACGGCTCGGGTGCCCACGAATGCGGACTTTACCCACCCTGTTCGAGGTGGGTGAGCCTTTTCCGGAAGCGAGTCACATCAGTAACACCAGCCTCAGGCGTTACCAGATCGATGCGTCGTCGACACGCAAATTTGTAGTTCGCCACGCTAGCGTCCAGCGCAGCGAATCTCGCACCCCATGTGGTGCGAGTCGACAAGGAGGCTGCACCATGATCGATCCCGGAAGTGACTCCTGGAACTACGTGGCCGCGATGTTCTCGTACGAATTCCTCGGGGGCGGAATCGAATACGACACCATCGAGCGCATTCACCGAGGCGAGGTCGACGAATGGGTTCAGGCGTTGACCCAGTCCGGATTGTTCGATCGAGCCACCATCGCGCAGATTGCCCACTCGTGGCATCAGGCCCCTCGGCAGTTGTTCGACATGCTGGTGCTCGACGCGGACGAAATGACCGCAAGGCGGTGCTCGCTGGCGTGGTCCTCGCTGGATCGGCTCGCTCCACTTGCCCGCCTGGGCTGACCGACGGTCAACTACCGAGCACACGCGTCCCCGACGCGTCGACGACGATGGCCTGGTCGTCGGTCAACCCGTGACAGTCCATGCCGGCCCGGCGA
This genomic window contains:
- the hydA gene encoding dihydropyrimidinase is translated as MATTFVHGGTVVSTTGAQELDVLIDGESIVAVLAPGSVSLAADLKTSADVVVDATGKYVIPGGVDGHTHMEMPFGGTFASDTFETGTRAAAWGGTTTIVDFAIQTPGQRVQDTLAQWHEKAAGQCAVDYGFHQIIGDVTDDSLKAMSELVSEGVTSFKLFMAYPGVFYSDDGKILRAMQSAAETGALLMMHAENGIAIDVLVAQSIARGDTAPYFHGTSRPWQLEEEATHRAIMLADVTGAPLYVVHVSAKQALEQIAQARGNGQNVFAETCPQYLYLSLEEQLGAPGFEGAKWVCSTPLRSRAEGHQDELWRYLRTGDVSTVSTDHCPFCMKDQKEMGIGDFSKIPNGIGSVEHRIDLMFQGVKSGKITLEKWVDVCCTTPARMFGMYPRKGVITPGADADIVIYDPNGHTSIGVEKTHHMNMDYSAYEGFEIDGHVDTVISRGRIIVDGGSYSGTAGHGRFVRRDLSQNLI
- a CDS encoding TIGR03842 family LLM class F420-dependent oxidoreductase, translated to MDIGVVLQCNPPASRVVDLARQAETHGFSHVWTFDSHLLWQEPYVIYSQILAATRRVTVGPMVTNPATRDWTVTASTFATLNDMFGNRTVCGIGRGDSAVRALGGKPTTLATLRESIEVIRSLANGRSARIGETTVQFPWAERSRLEVWVAAYGPKALELTGQVADGFILQLADPDIAAWTIGRVRAAAEQAGRDPDSISICVAAPAYVTDGTDAGLEHARDQCRWFGGMVGNHVADIVSRYGGDGSGVPQALTDYIAAREGYDYNEHGRAGNSHAEFVPDEVIDRFCLLGSPADHIAKLKDLEALGVDQFSVYLQHDAKAATLEAYGESIIPQIRPSVTATS
- a CDS encoding ABC transporter permease; translation: MTGVLDQASVVTPAPAGAHRGARRPLMAVGAVGVLLVFWESVKVLVPDNGVSIAGVRVLPRTDDGALPHVWSVLAALTEPEVNVAGARSVGAAIVSSGLFTFGLAVLGFALGTVVGLVLAVAMQRFVWVERSVLPYVIVSQTVPLIALAPLVAGWGGKIAIGGYAWQPWMSITVIASYLAFFPVAVGMLRGLRAPDRAALDLMHSYASGWWTTLVRLRLPASVPHLIPALRLAAAAAVIGAVVAEISTGTTGGIGRQIIVFSQQATGDASRLYAAVLGAAVLGLVVTGLVSLLDIALGRYAGRSPGRKDRS
- a CDS encoding ABC transporter ATP-binding protein, which encodes MTEHAVLVEGVGKTFDGGVTALEGVSLAIAPGEFVSLIGPSGCGKSTLLRIVADLEQPTSGTASVFGLTARRARVDQKYGIAFQQAGLLEWRTVQSNVALPLELHKVPKKERAERVRELLDLVGLTDFADKFPSQLSGGMQQRVAIARALARTPGLLLMDEPFGALDEMTREKMQNDLLRIAEESSAAVVFVTHSIPEAVYLSDRVVVMSARPGRIVDTLTIDRFGTNDDPRESAEFFSSITAVRDALHGRSVRSADLR
- a CDS encoding ABC transporter permease — protein: MKLWLPPVVFGAAALALWQLLTVVAGVPSFLLPSPSAIAEQFVRNLGNIGSASLATGTNALVGLIAGSVLGLLAAMAAVRLRIVDELLTPLAAGAAAVPIVALAPVFNSMFSSTTDLPRRLVVTIVVFFPVFVSAAKGLRQVSAVHHDLMTSYAVGGWQFTRIVRLPSAVPHIFTGLRVAAPNAVIAAIICEYFGGLQNGLGSRITSAAANTAYPRAWAYVMGAIAVGLLFFLVVLLLEKLVSRRRT
- a CDS encoding ABC transporter substrate-binding protein produces the protein MNVKITRTPRSLLAAAMALAVVASACSTTTTDTDTGADGDTTIKLQLQWFKQGQFAGYLAAVDQGFYAEQGLDVEILDGGTDIVPQTVLAQGQADYAIAWVPKALASREAGAGITDVAQIYQKSGTLQVSFENQNIASPADLRGKTVGNWGYGNEFELFAGMTKAGVSPADVTLVQQQFDMNGLLSGDIAAAQAMSYNEYAQLLETVNPATGALYTADDFTTLNWNDDGVAMLQDAIWANTDKLSDEAYQEQTVKFLAASLKGWIFCRDNVETCRDITVAAGSTLGASHQLWQVNEVNKLIWPSAEGIGMIDEAAWQQTVDIAKSTENAEGSTVLTADPDAEAYTNEYVTQALDLLKADGVDVTGESYAPMEVTLEEGGK
- a CDS encoding aspartate aminotransferase family protein, giving the protein MDHVFYSWAAQAELNPTTVEGAEGSWFWDDKGNRYLDFSSQLVNVNLGHQHPDVVAAIVEQAQVLTTISPTVANNKRSELATLIAERAPGDLNRVFFTTGGAEAVEHAVRLARQHTGRTKMLAAYRSYHGGTGVAIGLTGEPRRWGTEPTNVDVVRFFGPYPYRSPWGTTTPEDETAAALAHLEQVIVLEGAQNIAGLILESVIGTNGVLIPPPGYLAGVRALCDKYGIVYIADEVMVGFGRIGEWFACQAWDVTPDLITFAKGVNSGYVPLGGVVISEKIASQFDHKPYPGGLTYSGHVLGCAAGVASIGVFERDKILPHVRHVGEDVLGAGLSKLAESHPSVGEVRGKGFFWAVELVKDGTTREPLVAFAASGKDAAAMGTVTAAAKSRGLWPFVAGNRLQIAPPLTTSEDEIRQGLEILDEVLTVADGFTVDG
- a CDS encoding FAD-binding oxidoreductase, producing MSVTTDADARLSELESLLSPGSVVTDPDITEGYRRDWAKDPDAGTPLAVVRAQSTEDVRAVMRWATEHNVAVVPRGAGSGLSGGATAVDGGIVLTTELMREITVDPVTRIAVVQPGLLNAEVKKAVAEHGLWYPPDPSSFEMCSIGGNAATNAGGLCCVKYGVTTDYVLGLEVVLADGTAVRLGGPRLKDVAGLSLAKLFVGSEGTLGIITEITLRLIPAQPPASTVVASFASVHDATAAILAITRKLRPSMLEFMDRASIGAVEDAMNMGLDREAAAMLIARSDSPGADRGREIEIMAAACTEAGASDVFTTDDPDEGEAFAAARRFAIPAVERLGSLLLEDVGVPLPALPALVDGIAELSRKYDVLVAVIAHAGDGNTHPLIVFDPEDADMTRRANIAFGAIMDLAISLGGTITGEHGVGRLKKAWLPDQVGEDVMELTRRIKTALDPAGILNPGAVL
- a CDS encoding DUF3558 domain-containing protein; its protein translation is MRTFPSTESNRRVLAAVLVTAAVGTGCTTTVAGTAVPARSADSGEFDKLLEECIAVPDPTIADTVGADLVDQYFYGAVCMWTGIGAAGLIDVTFAWFEDDALSRERELAERLGYATENVPVAGTTAFLSRRPADPSSCGISAAYSGVITWWVQYRGTSPTDPCAAATELAELTLQRNQ
- a CDS encoding DUF3558 domain-containing protein, with the translated sequence MGTRAVAASIAAIACGLVGCSNTPGTEADPKSPETAEQPVTEELFVGECGSMDNTEVQRLTAVSDLTVVSENAVRCRWESATGAYAMFTWYRGSPIDRERSVAEAVGRTIERIDVDGHPGFTAAASGASCEAGVENGDGFVHWSVNYVIDGPRDSCDVVEDLARTTMSKAK